Proteins encoded together in one Pseudomonas sp. ADAK13 window:
- the rplK gene encoding 50S ribosomal protein L11, producing MAKKITAYIKLQVKAAQANPSPPVGPALGQHGVNIMEFCKAFNARTQGIEPGLPTPVIITVYSDRSFTFETKSTPASVLLKKAAGLTSGSARPNTVKVGTVTRAQLEEIAKTKNADLTAADMDAAVRTIAGSARSMGLNVEGV from the coding sequence ATGGCCAAGAAGATTACCGCTTACATCAAGCTGCAAGTGAAGGCCGCTCAGGCCAACCCAAGCCCACCTGTTGGTCCAGCTCTGGGTCAGCACGGCGTGAACATCATGGAATTCTGCAAGGCCTTCAACGCCCGTACTCAGGGTATTGAACCAGGTCTGCCGACTCCAGTGATCATCACTGTATACAGCGACCGTAGCTTCACCTTCGAAACCAAGTCGACCCCGGCTTCGGTTCTGTTGAAGAAAGCTGCTGGTCTGACTAGCGGTTCCGCTCGTCCTAACACCGTTAAGGTTGGCACCGTGACCCGTGCTCAGCTGGAAGAAATCGCGAAAACCAAAAACGCGGATCTGACTGCAGCTGATATGGATGCAGCCGTGCGTACCATCGCCGGTTCTGCTCGTAGCATGGGCCTTAACGTGGAGGGTGTGTAA
- the rpoB gene encoding DNA-directed RNA polymerase subunit beta: MAYSYTEKKRIRKDFSKLPDVMDVPYLLAIQLDSYREFLQAGATKDQFRDVGLHAAFKSVFPIISYSGNAALEYVGYRLGEPAFDVKECVLRGVTYAVPLRVKVRLIIFDKESSNKAIKDIKEQEVYMGEIPLMTENGTFVINGTERVIVSQLHRSPGVFFDHDRGKTHSSGKLLYSARIIPYRGSWLDFEFDPKDCVFVRIDRRRKLPASVLLRALGYTTEQVLDAFYTTNVFHLSGETLSLELVPQRLRGEIAVLDIQDDKGKVIVEAGRRITARHINQIEKAGIKTLEVPLDYVLGRTTAKVIVHPATGEILAECNTELNTEILAKIAKSQVVRIETLYTNDIDCGPFVSDTLKIDSTSNQLEALVEIYRMMRPGEPPTKDAAETLFNNLFFSPERYDLSAVGRMKFNRRIGRTEIEGSGVLCKEDIVAVLKTLVDIRNGKGIVDDIDHLGNRRVRCVGEMAENQFRVGLVRVERAVKERLSMAESEGLMPQDLINAKPVAAAVKEFFGSSQLSQFMDQNNPLSEITHKRRVSALGPGGLTRERAGFEVRDVHPTHYGRVCPIETPEGPNIGLINSLAAYARTNQYGFLESPYRVVKDALVTDEIVFLSAIEEADHVIAQASATMNDKKMLIDELVAVRHLNEFTVKAPEDVTLMDVSPKQVVSVAASLIPFLEHDDANRALMGSNMQRQAVPTLRADKPLVGTGMERNVARDSGVCVVARRGGVIDSVDASRIVVRVADDEVETGEAGVDIYNLTKYTRSNQNTCINQRPLVSKGDRVQRSDIMADGPSTDMGELALGQNMRIAFMAWNGYNFEDSICLSERVVQEDRFTTIHIQELTCVARDTKLGPEEITADIPNVGEAALNKLDEAGIVYVGAEVGAGDILVGKVTPKGETQLTPEEKLLRAIFGEKASDVKDTSLRVPTGTKGTVIDVQVFTRDGVERDARALSIEKTQLDEIRKDLNEEFRIVEGATFERLRSALVGHKAEGGAGLKKGQDITDEVLDGLEHGQWFKLRMAEDALNEQLEKAQAYIVDRRRLLDDKFEDKKRKLQQGDDLAPGVLKIVKVYLAIRRRIQPGDKMAGRHGNKGVVSVIMPVEDMPHDANGTPVDVVLNPLGVPSRMNVGQILETHLGLAAKGLGEKINRMIEEQRKVADLRKFLHEIYNEIGGRNEELDTFSDQEILDLAKNLRGGVPMATPVFDGAKESEIKAMLKLADLPESGQMQLFDGRTGNKFERPVTVGYMYMLKLNHLVDDKMHARSTGSYSLVTQQPLGGKAQFGGQRFGEMEVWALEAYGAAYTLQEMLTVKSDDVNGRTKMYKNIVDGDHRMEPGMPESFNVLIKEIRSLGIDIDLETE; the protein is encoded by the coding sequence ATGGCTTACTCATATACTGAGAAAAAACGTATCCGCAAGGACTTTAGCAAGTTGCCGGACGTCATGGATGTCCCGTACCTTCTGGCTATCCAGCTGGATTCGTATCGTGAATTCTTGCAGGCGGGAGCGACCAAAGATCAGTTCCGCGACGTGGGCCTGCATGCGGCCTTCAAATCCGTTTTCCCGATCATCAGCTACTCCGGCAATGCTGCGCTGGAGTACGTCGGTTATCGCCTGGGCGAGCCGGCATTTGATGTCAAAGAATGCGTGTTGCGCGGTGTTACGTACGCCGTACCTTTGCGGGTAAAAGTCCGTCTGATCATCTTCGACAAAGAGTCGTCGAACAAAGCGATCAAGGACATCAAAGAGCAAGAAGTCTACATGGGTGAAATTCCCCTGATGACTGAGAACGGTACCTTCGTTATCAACGGTACCGAGCGCGTTATCGTTTCCCAGCTGCACCGTTCCCCGGGCGTGTTCTTCGACCACGACCGCGGCAAGACGCACAGCTCCGGCAAGCTCCTGTACTCCGCGCGGATCATTCCGTACCGTGGTTCGTGGTTGGACTTCGAGTTCGACCCGAAAGACTGCGTGTTCGTGCGTATCGACCGTCGTCGCAAGCTGCCGGCCTCGGTACTGCTGCGCGCGCTCGGCTATACCACTGAGCAAGTGCTGGATGCCTTCTACACCACTAACGTATTCCACCTGAGCGGCGAAACCCTCAGCCTGGAACTGGTGCCTCAGCGCCTGCGTGGTGAGATTGCCGTTCTGGACATCCAGGACGACAAGGGCAAGGTCATCGTTGAAGCCGGCCGCCGTATTACCGCGCGCCACATCAACCAGATCGAAAAAGCCGGTATCAAGACGTTGGAAGTGCCTCTGGACTACGTCCTGGGTCGCACCACCGCCAAGGTCATCGTGCACCCGGCCACCGGCGAAATTCTGGCTGAATGCAACACCGAGCTGAACACCGAGATCCTGGCGAAAATCGCCAAGTCCCAGGTTGTTCGCATCGAGACCCTGTACACCAACGACATCGACTGCGGTCCGTTCGTCTCCGACACCCTGAAGATCGACTCCACCAGCAACCAATTGGAAGCGCTGGTCGAGATCTATCGCATGATGCGTCCTGGCGAGCCACCAACCAAAGACGCTGCCGAGACCCTGTTCAACAACCTGTTCTTCAGCCCTGAGCGCTATGACCTGTCTGCGGTCGGCCGGATGAAGTTCAACCGTCGTATCGGTCGTACCGAGATCGAAGGTTCGGGCGTGTTGTGCAAGGAAGACATCGTCGCGGTACTGAAGACCCTGGTCGACATCCGTAACGGTAAAGGCATCGTCGATGACATCGACCACCTGGGTAACCGTCGTGTTCGCTGCGTAGGCGAAATGGCCGAGAACCAGTTCCGCGTTGGCCTGGTACGTGTTGAACGTGCGGTCAAAGAGCGTCTGTCGATGGCCGAAAGCGAAGGCCTGATGCCGCAAGACTTGATCAACGCCAAGCCAGTGGCTGCGGCGGTGAAAGAGTTCTTTGGCTCCAGCCAGCTCTCGCAGTTCATGGACCAGAACAACCCGCTCTCCGAGATCACCCACAAGCGCCGTGTTTCCGCACTGGGCCCGGGCGGTCTGACCCGTGAGCGTGCAGGCTTTGAAGTTCGTGACGTACACCCGACTCACTACGGTCGTGTATGCCCGATTGAAACGCCGGAAGGTCCGAACATCGGCCTGATCAACTCCCTGGCTGCTTATGCGCGCACCAACCAGTACGGTTTCCTCGAGAGCCCGTACCGTGTGGTGAAAGACGCACTGGTCACCGATGAGATCGTGTTCCTGTCCGCCATCGAAGAAGCTGATCACGTGATCGCTCAGGCTTCGGCCACGATGAACGACAAGAAAATGCTGATCGACGAGCTGGTAGCTGTTCGTCACTTGAACGAGTTCACCGTCAAGGCGCCGGAAGACGTCACCTTGATGGACGTATCGCCGAAGCAGGTAGTTTCGGTTGCAGCGTCGCTGATCCCGTTCCTGGAGCACGATGACGCCAACCGTGCGTTGATGGGTTCCAACATGCAGCGTCAGGCTGTACCCACCCTGCGTGCTGACAAGCCGCTGGTAGGTACCGGCATGGAGCGTAACGTAGCCCGTGACTCCGGCGTTTGCGTCGTGGCTCGTCGTGGCGGCGTGATCGACTCCGTTGATGCCAGCCGTATCGTGGTTCGTGTTGCCGATGACGAAGTTGAAACTGGCGAAGCCGGTGTCGACATCTACAACCTGACCAAATACACCCGCTCCAACCAGAACACCTGCATCAACCAGCGTCCGCTGGTGAGCAAAGGTGATCGGGTTCAGCGCAGCGACATCATGGCAGACGGTCCGTCCACCGATATGGGTGAGCTGGCACTGGGTCAGAACATGCGCATCGCGTTCATGGCCTGGAACGGTTACAACTTCGAAGACTCCATCTGCCTGTCCGAGCGTGTGGTTCAGGAAGATCGCTTCACCACGATCCACATTCAGGAACTGACCTGTGTGGCACGTGACACCAAGCTTGGGCCAGAGGAAATCACTGCAGACATCCCGAACGTGGGTGAGGCTGCACTGAACAAGCTGGACGAAGCCGGTATCGTTTACGTAGGTGCTGAAGTTGGCGCAGGCGACATTCTGGTAGGTAAGGTCACTCCGAAAGGCGAGACCCAACTGACTCCGGAAGAGAAGCTGTTGCGTGCCATCTTCGGCGAAAAAGCCAGCGACGTTAAAGACACCTCCCTGCGTGTACCTACCGGTACCAAGGGTACTGTCATCGACGTACAGGTCTTCACCCGTGACGGCGTTGAGCGTGATGCTCGTGCACTGTCCATCGAGAAGACTCAACTCGACGAGATCCGCAAGGACCTGAACGAAGAGTTCCGTATCGTTGAAGGCGCGACCTTCGAACGTCTGCGTTCCGCCCTGGTAGGCCACAAGGCTGAAGGCGGCGCAGGTCTGAAGAAAGGTCAGGACATCACCGACGAAGTACTCGACGGTCTTGAGCACGGTCAGTGGTTCAAACTGCGCATGGCTGAAGATGCTCTGAACGAGCAGCTCGAGAAGGCCCAGGCCTACATCGTTGATCGTCGCCGTCTGCTGGACGACAAGTTCGAAGACAAGAAGCGCAAACTGCAGCAGGGCGATGACCTGGCTCCAGGCGTGCTGAAAATCGTCAAGGTTTACCTGGCAATCCGTCGCCGCATCCAGCCGGGCGACAAGATGGCCGGTCGTCACGGTAACAAAGGTGTGGTCTCCGTGATCATGCCGGTTGAAGACATGCCGCACGATGCCAATGGCACCCCGGTCGACGTCGTCCTCAACCCGTTGGGCGTACCTTCGCGTATGAACGTTGGTCAGATCCTTGAAACCCACCTGGGCCTCGCGGCCAAAGGTCTGGGCGAGAAGATCAACCGTATGATCGAAGAGCAGCGCAAGGTTGCTGACCTGCGCAAGTTCCTGCACGAGATCTACAACGAGATCGGCGGTCGCAACGAAGAGCTGGACACCTTCTCCGACCAGGAAATCCTGGATCTGGCGAAGAACCTGCGCGGCGGCGTTCCAATGGCTACCCCGGTGTTCGACGGTGCCAAGGAAAGCGAAATCAAGGCCATGCTGAAACTGGCAGACCTGCCGGAAAGCGGCCAGATGCAGCTGTTCGACGGCCGTACCGGCAACAAGTTTGAGCGCCCGGTTACTGTTGGCTACATGTACATGCTGAAGCTGAACCACTTGGTAGACGACAAGATGCACGCTCGTTCTACCGGTTCGTACAGCCTGGTTACCCAGCAGCCGCTGGGTGGTAAGGCTCAGTTCGGTGGTCAGCGTTTCGGGGAGATGGAGGTCTGGGCACTGGAAGCATACGGTGCTGCTTACACTCTGCAAGAAATGCTCACAGTGAAGTCGGACGATGTGAACGGTCGGACCAAGATGTACAAAAACATCGTGGACGGCGATCACCGTATGGAGCCGGGCATGCCCGAGTCCTTCAACGTGTTGATCAAAGAAATTCGTTCCCTCGGCATCGATATCGATCTGGAAACCGAATAA
- the rplJ gene encoding 50S ribosomal protein L10, producing MAINLEDKKAIVAEVNEAAKAALSAVVADARGVTVGAMTGLRKEAREAGVYVRVVRNTLLKRAVADTEYSVLNDVFTGPTLIAFSKEHPGAAARLFKEFAKSQDKFEIKAAAFEGKFLAANQIDVLATLPTRNEAISQLMSVIQGATSKLARTLAAVREQKEAAAA from the coding sequence GTGGCAATTAATCTCGAAGACAAGAAGGCCATCGTCGCTGAAGTCAACGAGGCTGCCAAAGCTGCTCTGTCCGCTGTCGTGGCTGATGCCCGTGGTGTGACAGTAGGCGCTATGACCGGACTCCGTAAAGAGGCTCGTGAAGCTGGCGTATACGTACGTGTTGTACGTAACACCCTGCTCAAGCGCGCTGTTGCTGACACTGAATACAGTGTCCTCAACGACGTGTTCACCGGCCCGACTCTGATCGCGTTCTCCAAAGAACATCCAGGCGCTGCTGCCCGTTTGTTCAAAGAATTCGCCAAGAGTCAGGATAAGTTCGAGATCAAGGCAGCTGCGTTCGAGGGCAAGTTCCTCGCAGCTAACCAAATCGACGTACTGGCAACACTGCCGACCCGTAACGAAGCTATTTCTCAGCTGATGAGCGTGATTCAAGGCGCTACCAGCAAGTTGGCTCGTACTCTGGCCGCAGTTCGCGAGCAAAAAGAAGCTGCCGCAGCCTAA
- the rplA gene encoding 50S ribosomal protein L1, with product MAKLTKRQKAIAGKIEAGKSYNFVDAAALLTELSTVKFSESVDVAVNLGVDPRKSDQVVRSATVLPHGTGKTVRVAVFTQGPAAEAALAAGADRVGMDDLAAEMKGGDLNYDVVIASPDAMRVVGQLGQILGPRGLMPNPKVGTVTPDVATAVKNAKAGQVRYRTDKNGIIHTSVGKVGFDAVKLKENVEALIADLKRIKPASSKGIYVKRVTLSTTMGPGLVIDQGSLDV from the coding sequence ATGGCTAAGCTGACCAAGCGCCAAAAGGCTATCGCTGGCAAAATCGAAGCGGGCAAGTCCTACAACTTTGTAGACGCTGCTGCTCTGCTGACTGAGCTGTCGACTGTCAAGTTCAGCGAGTCTGTTGACGTTGCTGTAAACCTGGGCGTTGACCCACGTAAATCCGACCAGGTCGTTCGTAGCGCTACTGTGCTGCCACACGGTACTGGCAAGACTGTACGTGTAGCTGTCTTCACCCAAGGCCCGGCAGCTGAAGCTGCTCTGGCCGCCGGCGCTGATCGCGTTGGCATGGACGACCTGGCTGCCGAAATGAAAGGCGGCGACCTGAACTATGACGTCGTCATTGCTTCCCCGGATGCAATGCGCGTTGTAGGTCAGTTGGGTCAGATCCTCGGTCCACGTGGTCTGATGCCTAACCCTAAAGTCGGCACCGTAACTCCAGACGTAGCTACCGCGGTTAAAAACGCCAAGGCTGGTCAGGTTCGTTATCGCACCGACAAAAACGGCATCATTCACACCTCCGTTGGCAAAGTCGGCTTTGATGCCGTCAAGCTGAAGGAAAACGTTGAAGCCCTGATCGCTGATCTGAAGCGTATCAAGCCAGCTTCCTCGAAAGGTATCTACGTCAAGCGCGTTACCCTGAGCACCACTATGGGCCCAGGTCTGGTCATCGACCAAGGCTCGCTGGACGTATAA
- the rplL gene encoding 50S ribosomal protein L7/L12, with protein MSISQDDILNAVAEMSVLQVVELIKAFEEKFGVSAAAASAGPAVAAVAAEEQTEFNVMLLEAGEKKVNVIKAVRELTGLGLKEAKAVVDGAPAQVLEAVSKDAADKAKAVLEEAGAKVELK; from the coding sequence ATGTCTATCTCCCAAGACGATATCCTCAACGCCGTAGCTGAAATGTCGGTTCTGCAGGTTGTTGAGCTGATCAAAGCTTTCGAAGAAAAATTCGGTGTTTCCGCTGCCGCTGCTTCGGCTGGCCCAGCTGTTGCTGCTGTTGCTGCTGAAGAGCAAACCGAATTCAACGTCATGCTGCTGGAAGCTGGCGAGAAGAAAGTAAACGTGATCAAGGCAGTACGTGAACTGACCGGTCTGGGCCTGAAAGAAGCCAAGGCAGTAGTTGACGGCGCCCCTGCCCAGGTTCTGGAAGCAGTGTCGAAAGACGCAGCTGACAAAGCTAAAGCAGTGCTGGAAGAAGCAGGCGCTAAAGTCGAGCTGAAGTAA